In Kutzneria kofuensis, the DNA window GCACGGCGCGGGTCCTGCGTGGTGACGCCGACCGGGCAGCGGTTGGTGTGGCAGCGCTGCGCCTGGATGCAGCCGACCGCGAACATCATCGCCCGCGCCGCGTTGGTGTAGTCGGCACCCTGCAGCAGGCGCTTGACGATGTCGCTGCCGGTGGCGACCTTTCCGCTGGCGCCGACCTTGATCCGGTCCCGCAGGCCGGCGCCGACCAGGGCGTTGTGCACGGTGATCAGGCCCTCGGTCAGCGGCGTGCCGAGGTTGTCGGCGTATTCGAGCGGGGCCGCGCCGGTGCCGCCCTCCGAGCCGTCCACGATGATGAAGTCGGGGGTGGTTCCCTCGTCCAGCATCGCCTTGCACACCGCCAGGAACTGCCGGCGGGATCCGAGGCACAGCTTGAAGCCCGCCGGCTTGCCGCCGGCCAGCTCCCGCATGTGCGCGATGAAGCGGACCAGTTCCCGGGGCGTGTCGAAGACCTGGTGATAGGGCGGGGAGATCACCGTCTGGCCGACCGGCACGTCCCGCACCGAGGCGATCTCCGCGTTGACCTTGCTGCCCGGCAGCACACCGCCGACACCCGGCTTCGCGCCCTGCGACAGCTTCAGCGACACGCAGCGGACGCTGTCGTGCGCCGCCTTGTCCGCGAACTCCTTCTCGTCGAACCCGCCGTTCTTGGTGCGGCAGCCGAAGTAGCCGGTGCCGATCTCCCACACCACGTCGCCGCCGTGCCGCAGGTGGTACTCGGACAGGCCGCCTTCACCGGTGTCGTGGGCGAATCCGCCGAGTTTGGCCCCTTTGTTCAGCGCCAACACCGCGTTCGCCGACAGCGAGCCGAAGCTCATCGCCGAGACGTTCAGCAGCGCCATCTCGTACGGCTGCGTGCAGTCCGGGCCGCCGATGGTGACCCTCGGCGGGTGGTGCGGGATCGGCAGCGGGGCCATCGAGGCGGTGAGGAACTCGTGGCCGGTCGAGTACACGTCCCGCTCCGTGCCGAACGGCTCCTCCGCGTCCGTGCCCTTGGCCCGCTGGTAGACGATGCTGCGCACGTCCCGGTCGTACGGGCGGCCGTCGAAGTTCCGTTCGATGAAGTACTGCTGCAACTCCGGCCGCAGGGCCTCCAGCAGGAAGCGCATGTGCCCGAGCACAGGGTAGTTCCGCAGCACCGAGTGCCGGCGCTGGATCAGGTCGTATGCACCCAGAACCGCCACCGCGAGCAACGGGGCCGCCAGGTTCAGCCACCAGGGCGAGACCGCCACGACCAGCGTGACCGACGCCAACGCCACCAGCCACAGCACCGCCACCACAGTGATCCGCACGGGGGAAAGTCAACACCGATGGCGGCCCGGATGCATCCGCTGATGGAATAGTGCGGGCCATGCGGAGGAAGACCGCGACGGCGCGGCGGGCCGAGGTGCTCGAGGAGACGCTCACCCAGATCCGCGCGCTGGGCATGGCCGCCGTGCGGGTCGCCGACGTGGCCGAGGCGAGCGGCGTCAGCCCAGCCTTGATCATCTACCATTTCGGCACCAAGGAGAACCTGCTGTCCGAGGCCCTCGTGCACGCCTCGGCCCAGGACTTGTCCACTTTGGACTCCATCGTCGGCGCCCCCGGCTCGCCCGCCTTCCGTCTGCTGGCCGCCCTGGACTGGTACTCCCCGACCGGTCCGGCCCGGGGTTGGACGATCTGGATCGACGCCTGGTCCGTCGCCGTCCGCGACCGCGCCCTGGCCAAGGTGCTGGCCGATCTCCAGCGGCGGTGGATCGTCGCCATCGCTGCCGTCATCGACGACGGCGTCGCCGCCGGCCTGTTCCACACCGCCGACTCCTCGGCCGCCGCCGCCCGCCTCACGTCCTTCCTGGACGGTCTGGCCGTGCGGGCCGTCGTGCACAAGACCAGGACCTCCCGACGCGACCTCCGCTCGTGGTTGATCCGCCAGGTCTCCTGGGAACTCTCCGTCGATCCCGACGAGTTGAGCGGCTCTTAGCAAACCTTTTCTTGACACCCCTTCCACGGCACTCACATACTGAACCGCAGTTCAGTACGGGAGGTGTCCGTGGCTCCGCTGCTCGAAGTGACGTGGACCGATCCCGTCACCGATCGCAAGGGCTTCCTGGTCATCGACCGGCTCGTTCGGGGCGTCTGCTCCGGCGGCTTGCGGATGCGGGCCGGCTGCACCCTGGACGAGGTTCGCGGGCTCGCCGCCGGCATGACCCGCAAAGAGGCCCTCTACTACCGGCCTTCCAATCGCTACGTTCCGCTCGGCGGCGCCAAGGGCGGAATCGAC includes these proteins:
- a CDS encoding FMN-binding glutamate synthase family protein; its protein translation is MRITVVAVLWLVALASVTLVVAVSPWWLNLAAPLLAVAVLGAYDLIQRRHSVLRNYPVLGHMRFLLEALRPELQQYFIERNFDGRPYDRDVRSIVYQRAKGTDAEEPFGTERDVYSTGHEFLTASMAPLPIPHHPPRVTIGGPDCTQPYEMALLNVSAMSFGSLSANAVLALNKGAKLGGFAHDTGEGGLSEYHLRHGGDVVWEIGTGYFGCRTKNGGFDEKEFADKAAHDSVRCVSLKLSQGAKPGVGGVLPGSKVNAEIASVRDVPVGQTVISPPYHQVFDTPRELVRFIAHMRELAGGKPAGFKLCLGSRRQFLAVCKAMLDEGTTPDFIIVDGSEGGTGAAPLEYADNLGTPLTEGLITVHNALVGAGLRDRIKVGASGKVATGSDIVKRLLQGADYTNAARAMMFAVGCIQAQRCHTNRCPVGVTTQDPRRARALDVEDKSLRVQRFQQSTVHSAVQIMSSMGLAGPGDLRPHMLCRRTDPVTVRTYAELYEWLAPGQLLNEAPQGWAADWAAADPDRFAV
- a CDS encoding TetR/AcrR family transcriptional regulator, coding for MRRKTATARRAEVLEETLTQIRALGMAAVRVADVAEASGVSPALIIYHFGTKENLLSEALVHASAQDLSTLDSIVGAPGSPAFRLLAALDWYSPTGPARGWTIWIDAWSVAVRDRALAKVLADLQRRWIVAIAAVIDDGVAAGLFHTADSSAAAARLTSFLDGLAVRAVVHKTRTSRRDLRSWLIRQVSWELSVDPDELSGS